The following nucleotide sequence is from Pseudochaenichthys georgianus chromosome 17, fPseGeo1.2, whole genome shotgun sequence.
GTTGACACATTAAATGTAAAAGGGAACAATAAAATATTCCCTGCCGGAACGTATACCATGACAAGGTAATGTGCAGTGGGGACGAGGGAATTTTCTGCAACAGTTTGTTATGATTTGAAACCTTTTAGCATTGTTTGCATATTGACAATTTAACAACACAactattttttttatgtttgttaACTAATTATTAGGTTACTCACTACTTCAACCAAAGAACAGTTGATGTTAAAATATCTTACGGTCCTCGATCAACATGCAATCATTGGACTACATACAGAAATTACTGCCATCTTGTTGAAATGTGAATAATGTATCCTCACAAAAAGTAATTCCTCATTGTATTACCACATACAGGCTTTTTAAAATAAGCACCCTTATTTAGAGCCCTGGTTTTAGAGTTGTACACCGACATGGTGTCGTGTTCAAACAGGCTTGTCTCTTTCTCCACACTGTTGACACCATACAAGGTAATAGAGAACATTAAAGTGTCATCAGTTCACTTCCTCTTTCACCGAGGCTGAAAACGATCTCAAGACAAAGCAGGACTTGacttgtatgtatgtatacaaTACCTTGCTTATAACTTATCACTCGACTTTACATTATAATTAAGCAGTTTTGGATTCAGAAATCAAATAAAGAACTTCAATACTACCAATACTTGGTCAGTTATTTCTGTCAGTTCTTAAGTTAGTCAACTTCCTCTTAAAAAAACAGGAAGTATGTTTATGTTGataatataaatgtacaaaacaGCGGTGTTGTTGCATAGATGTACTAgcatactaataaaggactggcttatctatagccagttgagtagcacttgaaatacttggctctatgaagcctgatgtactttatgattctgttttcttcaaggttgtgtcttcctggtcgaatgcacttattgtaagtcgctttggataaaagcgtcagctaaatgcaatgtaatgtaatgtaatgtagattttcttcttcatatttgagtgTGACAATGTTACAAAATAGATTTGACTCGATGTTTGATGAAGTAAAATATAATTAACACCAGATTTGGCTTGAAACACAATAGCATCAGGTTGTCATATAAGAATGTGAAAAAAGGGTAATGAGAGTCAAAAACCAATGTTGTTATAAAAGCAAACTTACCAGTAACAGCAGTTAAAGCAGAATTTGAAGTGTGTGGTTGATAAATCAGCCGACACCTTCGCACTCCGTGATGGAGGGAACTGTGTCTCAGTATCACTCGAAGCTGTATGAGGCTTCTTCTAAAAGATGTACTGTTTAAATACAGCAGCTAACCCACCCACATGACAGGAAGTGTGAAGCAACCAGAGAGTATGTTTTAGAGAACAGGAAGGGTGGTGTTCACACATCAGATTAGCATACATCACACAGCAAGCTTAAAGACTCCACTTACATTAAAGTTGTGCTAAAACACGTTTTTTAAAGCAGGGCTTATTTTCTCaaaacactaaacacaattcacaaagtGCAAAGCACCTCATTTGCCCTTCAGGAGGGAGCACTGCACTCACAACTACACTTAGCAAAACCAAACTGTGCTAATGGCACACTTCATTCAAAGTACCAGACTCTTTGTCCAACCAATTACACACTGCGGGGCTCAATCTAAAGCACACTCATCTTTTATGGCGTGTAAAGATTGTTGAAGTCTACAAAAATATGTGTAGAAAcataaatatactgctgttaCACTTTTGTTTTTCTCCAAAACAAATTGGTGCAACGTTCATGCAGAACTCATAGTTGCAGGTATGACAACAACAAGGATGCCTTTGTCAAATACAGTACATTGAAAACTTTgaggaaaaataaatacaacaaaATGTTTTTACAAAAAAGCAGAGGAAAGGAGAATACTCTATTTTACCACCTGGGTCTGACCACAGCCTCTCATCCACCTGCATCACCTGTAGGCCTGACGGTCATACAGCTCCAACCATTATGCTGCAGATAACTCTTCAACTGACTTCATTtcatcctccctctctccctcttcctccctctctctcatcctccctctctccctcttccctctctccctcatcctccctctctctcatcctcctctctctcaTCCTCCCTCTACCTCTCCCTCTTGCTGCTGTCCATATATCCATTGTTGTTACCGGTTTTTTCAgtagctaacacacacacattttacatAAAGCATAATTATTTATACTCACAGTCAAAAAGCAAAACCTCAACacaaatctccaaaactctaaacacagTTTCAGCTCTGAACCCAATATGTCATTCAACTTGGCACTTTTTGCAAAACACTGCACACAGTTCTctcatacctcattcacaccaacggtgtttcgaggccggttcggagctggagcttgaaaagcaccgggttttcctgttcacaccgcagcggagcagcctcttagctccggaatccggttcgtttcgagcaccaaaaaattgtccggccagagcaaaagcaccgcatacgtcacgcttacgtcgaggcgggggcaggggcagatcaactcctgaacaacaacaacaagccggcgttttatccagcttgtacacaacgatggagaaacgtaacaagcagcagtggtccactgaagagaccagctaccgactgggaatctggtcttccgaagaggacaatcggccattgttgttgttgtcggtgtgagctgtgaggggtttccgcacggtttggctttatgaagcagcaaacggttacgtcatgacgcaaacgatgacgcaacaccagtcggactctgggcagtgtgaaaagagccggagctaaaccgaagaaccggttctgaacctgaaaagctctagcacggagcttgaaccggagttgcgttggtgtgaatgaggtataagtAAGACACAGAAATCTGATTCacttgtttgccattttcaaaaAACTACCTTTAAAAATGCTACAAACATGAACCAATCAACACATACTAATGACCATAAACACCAAACTGCTTTATTGTTGACTCATCAATAAGGATGTAAACACCAGAAAAAGGCTTCCTGTaagacatttataaaaacaacaatgaaaAACTTTGAGGAAACTGAAGTCAGTTGAAGAGTTATTTGCAGCATAACAGTTGAAGCTGTTTGACCATCAGGCCTAAAGGGTGCATGTGTTGCCAGTGAGCCTCCATGTAATGGCCCACTGGCTGGCACCCAGTTCTTTTAATCCCCCAATTAGCCCACACACACGGGGAGCAGGCCGATTTCAGGTAACACAATAAGTTAAGTTCACGAACAGTAACACATAAGGGaccatagccgcgttcacaccgcaggactttccctggtactttagttccgttagtaccgttagtaccaataatgtcgcgttcacaccgccgggactactcagtgccgggaactcttttggaactcttttggtactttttagtccctgctagagaggtggtacgaacctggtgacaaagagtgccaatttctattctatttctattggctgggcgaattgcaaaccacgccccgttagactctgaatttgttttgttaggcagccattttttccctcgctacaaaaccacatccacacctgagcgagtaTGTTGTTTGTACTTGAAAGCAGTTATGACAACACGTACAGCACCGGAGCACcggaatgatgaggaagtgtcggcgcttctgtcaATTTACTCAGATGCAGGtatgcagcagcttctacaacaagcagttcccaactctaaatgttttgagcgatgttcgcaAAAGCTACTTGAAATGACCATCGACTCGGGCACGCTGCTGTGGGAGCTCGCTGAAACGGCGGATTCAGTCGGCTGTGAAGTGAGCAACAACGACGAAGGTAAAATAAACTACTTGTACTGGGGTTTTTAATATGCACATTACTGGTCTCAGATGTACTTTTATTTGCTCAGTAGATCGAGGTAGCCATGAGCAGGCTGAACTGGCTAACACTGTTAGCCGGCCctgagctggctaataacataaCATCTAACTAGCTATTCTCGGCCGCCATAAAAACGTTTTGTCTTGTGAATAAGTGGGCAGTGTTTTCTGTAATGTGCTTCACTAACTCATGGcactacatttgtttgtttcaggcgaGGCGGGACAACTCGCTGGATTGCAAACGAGTGGACTTTCCTTTCCCGATCGCAACAGCATCCGTTGCTCGTCTCCCTTTCCATCAACCAAACGCAAAAGTAcgttcacacacacagtgtagctTCACAATCACGATTACTTCCTTCATGGTACAATTATGAATTATGAAACACCGTGGAAAACGTGTTTGCCTAGGCAGGCGTTTACACTTTTCGCGCCCATTTTACGCTCACAAAATTGTAAACATCCGGGCTAGGTCAGATAACTTCCGGTAAGAAAACGTAACGTGTGTGTctctcttgtgtgtgtgtgtgtgtgtgtgtgtgtgtatgtgtgtgtgtgtgtttatgtctttgtgtgtctgtgcgtgtgtgtgtgtgtgtctgtgcctaaCCCTATCAGTCGGAATAGCCCTAACAGCCTGACCGTGTCCCTTCTGCCTGTAAAACTACATGGTGATTAAATAATGTTTCCTCTTAGGAAAGCGCGCACAGGACACACATGATGAGAAGTTCTTTGCCACCATCGAGACTATGGAGGACAGGCGTGCCATGGCCAGCAAGGCGATGCACGAGGACCAGATGATGCTTTTACACAAGGCCCAGGAAACAGAGGACAGGGTGATTGCGATGATGGAGCGCCAGGATGAACGGGACGCAGTCTTGGCACAGCACATGGAGCAACAAAAGGCTTTTCAGCAGGGGTTTCTGGGAGTGCTTTCAGAGCTAGTGAAGTCCAACAGGCCTTCCTCCCTGTattat
It contains:
- the LOC117462991 gene encoding uncharacterized protein isoform X1; translated protein: MTTRTAPEHRNDEEVSALLSIYSDAGMQQLLQQAVPNSKCFERCSQKLLEMTIDSGTLLWELAETADSVGCEVSNNDEGEAGQLAGLQTSGLSFPDRNSIRCSSPFPSTKRKRKRAQDTHDEKFFATIETMEDRRAMASKAMHEDQMMLLHKAQETEDRVIAMMERQDERDAVLAQHMEQQKAFQQGFLGVLSELVKSNRPSSLYYCFKY
- the LOC117462991 gene encoding uncharacterized protein isoform X2 → MQQLLQQAVPNSKCFERCSQKLLEMTIDSGTLLWELAETADSVGCEVSNNDEGEAGQLAGLQTSGLSFPDRNSIRCSSPFPSTKRKRKRAQDTHDEKFFATIETMEDRRAMASKAMHEDQMMLLHKAQETEDRVIAMMERQDERDAVLAQHMEQQKAFQQGFLGVLSELVKSNRPSSLYYCFKY